A stretch of Desulfurivibrio alkaliphilus AHT 2 DNA encodes these proteins:
- a CDS encoding ABC transporter substrate-binding protein: MPAVRKHGSSSTHPPRPVLRLAVLALFALALLLPSTVAAATEPKKVVIIRYPIEPNHFTPLVEAYQETMAQRGYRSGREVIYIDILTTTAEQNSIPEVIAAVEQYREQADLFITSGWVSMAARNILQHSEVPQLFVPVLDSVALHMLPSLHEPPNTNLSGLYLMYPPEKILRLARLLMPELTDYAFVYDSRIPADKSFFQAYRQLPAEARYGINIHYLDLAQGLEPVMNTLQQGTIGAYGGIVGYLPHRRRLAASELPVITAFTPDIEVEDISDFTAIDNTLAGLFNPFSYTGRQAAEISADLFDGQTDITAVIPRPARQMAFIDFRNAEKLAISIPFAALEAVDMVVR; the protein is encoded by the coding sequence ATGCCAGCCGTCCGGAAACACGGCTCAAGCTCCACCCACCCTCCCCGCCCTGTACTACGGCTGGCGGTTTTGGCCCTTTTTGCCCTGGCGTTGCTTTTACCCTCCACCGTGGCAGCCGCCACGGAGCCCAAAAAAGTAGTGATCATTCGCTACCCCATCGAGCCGAACCACTTCACCCCGCTGGTGGAGGCTTACCAGGAAACCATGGCCCAAAGGGGTTACCGGTCCGGCCGGGAAGTGATTTATATCGACATTCTCACCACCACCGCCGAGCAGAATTCAATTCCCGAGGTCATCGCCGCCGTTGAGCAATACCGGGAGCAGGCCGATCTTTTCATCACCAGCGGCTGGGTCTCCATGGCCGCCCGCAACATTTTGCAGCATAGCGAGGTGCCCCAGCTTTTTGTGCCGGTGCTGGACAGTGTCGCCCTCCACATGCTCCCTTCGCTGCATGAACCACCCAACACCAACCTCTCCGGGCTTTACCTGATGTACCCGCCGGAAAAAATCCTGCGCCTGGCTCGCCTGCTGATGCCGGAACTAACCGACTACGCCTTTGTTTACGACTCGCGCATACCGGCCGATAAATCTTTTTTTCAAGCCTACCGTCAACTCCCTGCCGAGGCCCGTTACGGGATCAACATTCACTACCTGGACCTGGCCCAAGGACTGGAGCCGGTAATGAACACCCTGCAGCAGGGCACCATCGGCGCCTACGGCGGCATTGTCGGTTACCTGCCCCATCGCCGGCGGCTGGCCGCCAGTGAACTGCCGGTAATCACCGCCTTCACCCCGGACATTGAGGTTGAAGATATCTCCGATTTCACCGCCATCGACAACACCCTGGCGGGGCTGTTCAACCCCTTCAGCTACACCGGCCGGCAAGCGGCGGAAATCAGCGCCGATTTGTTCGATGGCCAGACCGACATCACGGCGGTCATCCCCCGACCGGCCCGCCAGATGGCCTTCATCGATTTTCGCAACGCCGAAAAGCTGGCAATCAGTATTCCCTTTGCCGCCCTTGAAGCCGTGGACATGGTGGTCAGATAA